The proteins below are encoded in one region of Silene latifolia isolate original U9 population chromosome 2, ASM4854445v1, whole genome shotgun sequence:
- the LOC141643136 gene encoding translation initiation factor eIF2B subunit delta, which translates to MDPRRGPHRAVIDPIVRKVGFFAPGRTQSGPPDPSVPPSGDSLSPVMIPPPRHASDTFVLRPPSVDSAVSGVHTRPPETVPVNLVVGSYNPPESLDGPNSPGGGGLVRRTGSGKFATSLPSGGGGSGTGFGLMGGKPRMNGNDNIDSESSNGVIVNSSVGILEKAGDEQAGVSKPSKEKLSKAERRALQEAQRAAKAAAKGELSKAPAALSGMGSVKQSKNAKPASQHKDNVSVAVSEKKGADRQSEKDRKKDVPHPRMQFDDKSRVEKAKKRAVVKQTEARNRVELFRHLPQYEHGTQLPDLESKFFQLEPMHPAVYKVGLRYLTGDISGGNARCIAMLQGFQEAINDYSTPPDKTLIRDLTAKIGSFVSFLIECRPLSISMGNAIRFLKNRIAKLPPTLSESEAKAALQSDINRFISEKILNADIVIVKHAVTKIRDGDVLLTYGSSSAVELILLRAHEMGKQFRVVIVDSRPKLEGQLLLRRLVARGLNCTYTHINAVSYVIHEVTRVFLGAASILSNGTVYSRIGTASVAMVAHAFHVPVLVCCEAYKFHERVQLDSICFNELGDPDVILNVPGRREINYLKDLASSENLQLLNLMYDTTPSDYISMIITDYGMIPPTSVPVIVREYRREHLWT; encoded by the exons aTGGACCCAAGGCGCGGACCCCACCGTGCCGTCATCGACCCTATTGTCCGCAAAGTCGGCTTCTTCGCTCCGGGTCGTACTCAATCGGGCCCACCCGACCCTTCAGTACCGCCTTCCGGGGACTCTCTTTCCCCTGTTATGATCCCACCGCCACGTCACGCTTCCGACACATTCGTCCTTCGACCTCCGTCAGTTGATTCCGCCGTTTCCGGCGTCCATACTCGGCCGCCGGAAACTGTTCCCGTGAACCTCGTCGTCGGAAGTTATAACCCGCCCGAATCGCTAGATGGGCCCAATTCACCAGGCGGCGGTGGGTTGGTTCGGAGAACTGGGTCTGGGAAGTTCGCGACTTCGCTTCCTAGTGGCGGTGGTGGTAGTGGTACTGGCTTCGGGTTAATGGGCGGGAAACCAAGGATGAATGGGAATGATAATATTGATAGTGAAAGTAGTAATGGTGTGATCGTAAATTCATCAGTTGGGATTTTGG AAAAAGCCGGAGATGAGCAGGCTGGTGTTTCAAAGCCGTCAAAAGAGAAATTGTCCAAAGCAGAAAGGCGTGCTCTTCAAGAAGCCCAAAGAGCTGCAAAAGCTGCTGCAAAAG GTGAGCTGAGCAAGGCACCTGCTGCTCTTTCAGGAATGGGAAGTGTTAAGCAATCTAAAAATGCTAAGCCTGCTTCCCAACACAAAGATAATGTTTCAGTTGCAGTATCTGAGAAAAAGGGTGCTGATCGGCAGTCAGAGAAGGATAGAAAGAAGGATGTCCCTCATCCACGTATGCAGTTTGATGATAAGTCGAGGGTTGAAAAAGCAAAAAAGCGGGCGGTTGTAAAACAGACGGAAGCGAGGAACCGTGTTGAACTTTTTAGGCATTTACCTCAGTACGAGCATGGGACACAGCTTCCTGACCTGGAGTCAAAGTTTTTCCAGCTCGAGCCAATGCATCCAGCTGTTTACAAG GTTGGACTGCGGTATTTAACTGGAGATATATCCGGTGGCAATGCCCGTTGCATTGCAATGCTTCAAGGATTTCAAGAGGCAATCAACGACTACTCAACACCACCTGATAAAACACTAATTAGAGACTTGACTGCAAAAATTGGTAGCTTTGTGTCATTTCTGATAGAATGCAGGCCCCTTTCAATCAGTATGGGTAATGCCATCCGGTTTTTAAAGAACCGTATTGCCAAATTACCTCCAACACTATCAGAGTCTGAGGCGAAGGCTGCTTTACAATCTGACATCAATCGTTTTATTAGTGAGAAGATACTAAATGCTGACATAGTGATAGTCAAACATGCTGTCACCAAAATCAGGGATGGGGACGTGCTTCTCACATACGGATCATCCTCGGCTGTGGAGTTGATATTGTTACGTGCACATGAGATGGGTAAACAGTTTCGTGTCGTGATAGTGGATTCTAGACCAAAGCTTGAGGGTCAACTTTTACTGCGCAGATTGGTAGCCAGGGGTTTGAACTGTACATACACACATATAAATGCTGTTTCCTATGTTATTCATGAAGTTACTCGTGTTTTCTTGGGAGCTGCTTCAATTTTGTCCAATGGAACTGTGTACTCAAGGATTGGGACAGCATCTGTGGCTATGGTTGCTCATGCCTTCCATGTTCCAGTCTTGGTGTGCTGTGAGGCATATAAGTTCCATGAAAGAGTGCAACTTGACTCTATATGTTTTAATGAGCTTG GTGACCCGGATGTAATATTAAATGTTCCTGGTAGAAGAGAGATTAACTATTTGAAGGATTTGGCTAGTAGTGAAAATTTGCAACTTCTGAACCTGAT GTACGATACAACCCCTTCAGATTACATTTCTATGATTATCACTGATTATGGCATG ATTCCACCAACAAGCGTGCCTGTAATTGTGCGTGAATATCGGAGGGAACACTTGTGGACCTAA
- the LOC141643138 gene encoding transmembrane ascorbate ferrireductase 2-like: MVVPKLRISISKYSVIRLMGITMGVLVLTWTLHYRGGLALFSDNKPLIFNVHPVLMVISLVLLNGEALLAYKAVPGTKRFKKLIHLSLQLMALFLAVIGVWAVWKFHSEKGVDHLYTLHSWLGLACLLLFTIQCAAGFTTFWYPGGSRNNRASLLPWHVFFGVYIYALAIATAVTGFLEKATFLQRSHIITRYSTEALLVNTMGILTMVLSGCVVLALVAPLDDSSVIPRTAK, from the exons ATGGTGGTTCCAAAACTGAGAATTTCAATTTCAAAATATAGTGTGATTAGGTTGATGGGAATAACAATGGGTGTTCTTGTTTTGACTTGGACTCTTCATTACAGAGGTGGCCTTGCTCTCTTTTCTGATAACAAACCTCTTATCTTCAAT GTTCATCCAGTTTTAATGGTCATCAGCCTCGTACTTCTTAACGGAGAAG CATTGCTAGCATACAAAGCTGTTCCAGGCACGAAAAGATTTAAGAAGCTGATACACCTGAGCTTGCAATTGATGGCATTGTTTTTAGCTGTAATTGGAGTGTGGGCTGTTTGGAAGTTTCACAGTGAAAAAGGCGTTGATCATTTATACACCCTACATTCTTGGCTTGGTCTTGCCTGTCTTTTATTGTTTACTATCCAG TGTGCAGCTGGATTTACGACATTTTGGTACCCAGGTGGTTCAAGGAACAACAGAGCTTCCTTACTTCCATGGCATGTATTTTTTGGAGTCTATATCTATGCCCTAGCTATTGCTACCGCAGTTACAGGTTTCCTAGAGAAAGCCACATTCCTCCAAAGAAGCCATATCATAACTCGCTATTCTACCGAGGCCTTGCTCGTCAACACCATGGGTATCTTGACAATGGTCCTTAGTGGTTGTGTTGTTCTGGCGCTTGTCGCACCGTTGGATGACTCTAGTGTGATTCCCAGAACTGCCAAATAG